The proteins below come from a single Papaver somniferum cultivar HN1 chromosome 11, ASM357369v1, whole genome shotgun sequence genomic window:
- the LOC113324282 gene encoding uncharacterized protein LOC113324282, which translates to MGCNTASRGMRDFNKFCDSLELIDLPMTGGKYTWSSTTGNNYAKSLIDRFIINAAWDSQFPTISVSALDKPFSDHKPVCLTSNFEDWGHPPFRCEAMWFLNPSFLPLLEEWWHSFSFSGSPGFILAKKLQALKPK; encoded by the coding sequence ATGGGATGCAATACAGCTTCTAGAGGTATGAGAGATTTCAACAAATTCTGCGACTCGTTGGAGTTGATAGATCTGCCAATGACAGGTGGTAAGTATACTTGGAGTAGTACTACTGGTAACAATTATGCTAAAAGTCTTATAGACAGATTTATTATTAACGCGGCATGGGATAGTCAGTTCCCTACTATTTCTGTGTCTGCTCTTGATAAACCCTTTTCAGATCACAAGCCCGTTTGCCTGACTTCCAATTTTGAAGACTGGGGTCATCCTCCCTTTAGGTGTGAGGCTATGTGGTTCttgaatccttcttttcttccctTACTAGAGGAGTGGTGGCATTCCTTTTCTTTCAGTGGTTCTCCTGGTTTTATTCTGGCCAAAAAACTTCAAGCTCTAAAACCAAAATAA
- the LOC113323034 gene encoding transcription repressor MYB5-like yields MASSSSSVWKNSTTNKSSSTKTPCCTKVGLKRGPWTPDEDEILSNYVQKEGEGRWRTLPKRAGLLRCGKSCRLRWMNYLRPSVKRGQIGEDEEDLILRLHHLLGNRWSLIAGRIPGRTDNEIKNYWNTHLSKKLISQGIDPRTHKPLTNPDPNNHYHEPPPPLFEHTSISNPKFIHTGHDDSSTSAISSLEMSFSEAIDDKGNDNNRHEYLKGITTLNADQNHYNLENSDGFMMGFRDMEEDLHHHTEFNNDDVFSSFFNSLINDDVYVHQHQQPQQHPTTAKNQVPLLDYTTPVDSSSTQSFGYSDVIMESAYSSPNITNGNAFNQEMLG; encoded by the exons atggcatcatcgtcttcatcagtTTGGAAGAACAGCACTACTAATAAGAGCAGTAGTACTAAGACACCATGCTGCACAAAGGTAGGATTAAAGAGAGGTCCATGGACACCAGATGAAGATGAGATTTTATCAAATTATGTACAGAAAGAAGGAGAAGGTAGGTGGAGAACTTTACCTAAACGTGCAGGTCTTCTTCGTTGTGGTAAAAGTTGTCGTCTTCGTTGGATGAATTATCTTCGTCCTTCTGTTAAACGAGGTCAAATcggtgaagatgaagaagatcttattcttcgtcttcatcatcttcttggtaacag GTGGTCTTTGATTGCTGGAAGAATTCCTGGTCGAACCGATAATGAAATCAAGAATTACTGGAATACACATCTAAGTAAGAAACTTATCAGTCAAGGTATAGATCCAAGAACACATAAACCGTTGACGAACCCTGACCCTAATAATCATTATCACGAACCACCACCTCCTCTCTTTGAACACACTTcaatttcaaaccctaaatttattCACACGGGTCATGATGACTCTAGTACTTCTGCTATATCTTCACTTGAAATGAGTTTCAGTGAAGCTATTGATGATAAAGGAAATGACAATAATCGTCACGAGTATCTCAAAGGAATTACTACCCTGAATGCTGATCAGAATCATTATAATTTGGAAAACTCTGATGGGTTTATGATGGGCTTTAGGGACATGGAAGAGGATCTCCATCACCATACAGAATTCAACAACGACGACGTGTTTTCGTCGTTTTTTAATTCCCTTATCAATGATGATGTGTATGTTCACCAACATCAACAACCACAACAACATCCCACAACTGCCAAAAATCAGGTTCCTCTTCTTGATTATACCACGCCTGTAGATTCATCATCAACACAAAGTTTTGGATACAGTGATGTCATAATGGAATCTGCATACTCTTCTCCTAATATTACAAATGGTAATGCTTTCAATCAGGAGATGTTGGGTTGA